In a genomic window of Vigna angularis cultivar LongXiaoDou No.4 chromosome 6, ASM1680809v1, whole genome shotgun sequence:
- the LOC108342752 gene encoding sugar transporter ERD6-like 5 — MNLFHISSASHRTQNMDNKTTEPSDFTSPLLPTSYGAHDVDVDFLEKRHTGASSVPITLILTTLVAVFGSYVFGSAIGYSSPTQSGIMRDLNLGVAQYSIFGSILTIGAMIGAVVSGRIADYAGRRVAMGLSQIFCIFGWFAIAFSKIAWWLYVGRLLIGCGIGLLSYTVPVYVAEITPKNLRGAFTGVHQLMISCGMSLTYLIGAYANWRILALIGIIPCLVQLLCLPFIPDSPRWLAKVGRLKESDSSLQHLRGKNADVYQEATEIRDYTEAFQKQTEASIIGLFRMQYLKSLIVGVGLMILQQFGGINGIVFYANSIFISAGFSESIGTVAMVAIKVPMTTLGVLLMDKSGRRPLLLVSAVGTCLGCFLAALSFVLQDLHKWKEVSPIMALVGVLVYVGSYSIGMGAIPWVIMSEIFPINVKGSAGSLVTLVSWLCSWIISYAFNFLMNWSSAGTFFMFSTICGFTVLFVAKLVPETKGRTLEEIQASMSSYSSAKK; from the exons ATGAACCTCTTTCATATTTCCTCTGCTTCTCATAGAACGCAAAACATGGACAACAAAACCACTGAACCAAGCGATTTTACAAGCCCTCTTCTCCCTACAAGTTATGGCGCCCATGATGTTGACGTTGACTTTCTGGAAAAGAGGCACACTGGAGCTTCTTCCGTTCCAATTACTCTTATACTCACCACCCTCGTTGCTGTTTTTGGTTCCTACGTTTTTGGCTCTGCT ATTGGGTACTCATCACCAACTCAATCTGGAATCATGCGTGATCTCAATCTCGGAGTGGCACAG TACTCAATTTTTGGTTCGATATTGACTATTGGAGCTATGATTGGTGCCGTTGTTAGTGGTAGAATAGCAGATTATGCAGGTCGTCGAGTT GCCATGGGGTTGTCCCAGATTTTCTGCATCTTTGGATGGTTTGCCATAGCATTCTCAAAG ATTGCTTGGTGGCTTTATGTTGGAAGACTGTTGATAGGATGTGGGATTGGCCTTCTATCTTACACG GTACCTGTTTATGTAGCAGAAATAACACCCAAGAATCTTCGAGGGGCATTCACTGGAGTTCATCAG TTAATGATTTCTTGTGGGATGTCATTAACTTATCTTATTGGAGCATATGCCAATTGGAGGATCTTGGCTCTAATAg GAATTATTCCGTGTCTTGTGCAGCTTCTCTGTCTGCCCTTCATTCCTGATTCTCCCAGGTGGCTG GCCAAGGTCGGTCGGTTAAAAGAGAGTGATTCTTCTCTACAGCACCTCAGGGGTAAGAATGCTGATGTTTATCAAGAGGCCACTGAAATTAGA GACTATACCGAAGCCTTTCAGAAGCAAACAGAAGCTAGCATCATTGGCCTATTCCGAATGCAGTATTTGAAGTCACTTATC GTAGGAGTTGGCTTGATGATACTACAACAATTTGGAGGGATTAATGGCATTGTTTTCTATGCAAACTCTATATTTATATCTGCTG GGTTTTCAGAAAGTATTGGAACAGTAGCGATGGTCGCCATTAAG GTTCCAATGACAACTTTAGGGGTACTTCTGATGGATAAATCTGGAAGAAGACCACTTCTGCTG GTGTCTGCAGTGGGAACATGCTTAGGATGCTTCCTGGCAGCCTTGTCATTCGTCTTGCAG GACTTGCATAAATGGAAGGAAGTTAGCCCCATTATGGCCCTAGTGGGTGTACTG GTATATGTGGGATCCTATTCTATAGGCATGGGAGCAATTCCGTGGGTTATAATGTCTGAG ATATTTCCCATCAACGTGAAGGGCTCTGCTGGAAGCCTTGTGACTTTGGTTAGCTGGTTGTGTTCTTGGATTATATCATATGCTTTTAACTTCCTCATGAATTGGAGTTCAGCAG GAACTTTTTTCATGTTCTCTACCATATGTGGTTTCACTGTGTTGTTCGTAGCAAAACTCGTACCAGAGACCAAGGGACGAACATTAGAAGAAATTCAAGCTTCTATGAGTTCATATTCTTCTGCAAAGAAATGA
- the LOC108341548 gene encoding NADPH-dependent aldehyde reductase 1, chloroplastic, which yields MASGEYRFPPQKQYTQPGKEYLMNPPPQYSSPDYKPSNKLQGKVAVVTGGDSGIGRAVCNLFSLEGATVIFTYVKGQEDIDARDTLEIIRQAKSADAKDPMAIAVDLGYEQNCKSVVDQVVNAYGCIDVLVNNAAVQFQSDSLDEIDDKRLDLVFRTNIFSYFFMTKYALKHMKEGSSIINTTSVVAYQGFETLVDYASTKGAIVGFTRSLALQLVSKGIRVNGVAPGPIWTPLQVASFTVEQIVVFGSDSTPMKRAGQPIEVAPSYVFLASNQCSSYITGQVLHPNGGIIVNA from the exons ATGGCTTCGGGTGAATACAGATTTCCCCCTCAGAAGCAGTACACACAGCCTGGCAAAGAGTATCTGATGAATCCACCACCCCAATATAGCAGTCCAGATTACAAACCATCCAATAAACTTCAA GGGAAGGTGGCTGTAGTAACTGGAGGTGACTCCGGAATCGGAAGAGCAGTGTGTAACTTGTTTTCATTGGAGGGTGCTACTGTTATCTTCACCTATGTGAAAGGACAGGAAGACATAGATGCCAGAGACACACTTGAAATCATCAGACAAGCTAAGAGTGCCGATGCCAAAGATCCAATGGCTATAGCAGTTGATTTGGGTTATGAACAGAATTGCAAGAGTGTGGTCGATCAAGTCGTTAATGCTTATGGCTGCATTGATGTTTTGGTCAACAACGCAGCTGTGCAGTTCCAGAGTGATTCCTTGGATGAAATTGATGATAAAAGACTGGACTTGGTTTTCCGAACTAATATCTTTTCCTACTTCTTCATGACCAA ATATGCTCTGAAGCACATGAAGGAAGGAAGCAGCATAATCAACACGACATCAGTGGTTGCATATCAAGGATTCGAAACACTAGTGGACTATGCATCGACGAAGGGTGCCATTGTAGGGTTCACAAGATCCCTTGCACTTCAGCTGGTGAGCAAGGGAATTCGTGTGAATGGCGTTGCTCCTGGACCTATCTGGACTCCCTTACAGGTAGCAAGTTTTACAGTGGAACAAATCGTGGTGTTCGGTTCTGATTCCACACCGATGAAAAGAGCTGGGCAACCTATTGAGGTTGCTCCTTCTTATGTATTTCTTGCCAGCAACCAGTGTTCCTCTTACATAACAGGCCAAGTTCTCCACCCAAACG GGGGAATCAT